The Candidatus Omnitrophota bacterium genome segment AAGCACATAAAACTTACCCGCGGCGACTTTGCCAGCATAAAGAAAATTTATCACCAAGCAAGCCAATGGCTGCGTAAAGATATGTCGGTATTGTTTTTTCCGGAAGGCACCCGTAGCAGCAATGACCAGATGGGTGAATTTCAGAATGGGGCATTCAAATTGGCGATTAAAGAAAAAAAACCAATACTTCCGATTTGCATAAAGGGTACGCAGGAAGCAATTCCTAAGGGAAGTTGGATTTTTTCGACTAAAGTTACGGCCACAGTTACTGTACTGCCAGAGATTGCAATAGGCGGGTTTGGCCCGGCTGATTTTTCTTCTCTTAGAGATATCGTCCGCGCAAAGATTCAGGAAACACTACTTTTACAAAATTAATGAAAAAAAAGTTTAAGATTATAATTTGGGTCTTTGCGGTTTTATTAGTTATATTTTTGATAGCCAGTATTTTAGTTGGAATATATGCTCCCCGGATTGTTGAAGAACAGATTCAGCAGAACTTAAAACTTAAAGTTAGCCTTGGTAAAGTAAGTTTAAGCCCGCCATTTACTATCACCCTTGAGAGACTAGAGATAGGTAATTTTGCTAGTATTAAAAAGGTATCTTTATCACCGAATCTAGTCGCTCTGTTATTTGGTAAAATAGTTATTCATGGCTTAAATGTTGTTGAGCCGGTGATTAATCTTGAGCAGTCAGCAGATGGGAAATTAAATCTGCCAGTCCTTGAGCAGAAAGAGAAGCCTCCCGCGATTTACTTGACTAGCCTGAGAGTGCAAAGTGGAAAAATAATTTTTACAGACAGAAAAGTTACTCCAGAAGGTTTTCAGATAATTGTGGATAATCTCAATATAAAAGTGGCCAAAGTTTCCTTACCGATTACATCGCTAGCAACAAATTTCAACATCAGCGCCCAATTGCTTAATTCACAAGGAAAAGCTTTTGGCGATATTGTATTTGATGGTTGGCTGGATTATTTGACCAAAGATATGAACGCCAAATTAGAAATTAAGGATATGGATATAGCCAATCTATCCCCGTATTATGGTAACTTTATATCAAATAAGAAAATTTCTTCGGCTATGTTGAATTTAAGTTCGGTTTTTAACTCTAAAAATAATACTTTAAGAATTAATACAGATTTTAATCTTTCTAAGCTTATATATGAACAGAATCAGCAGCTGCAGCCGGAATTCGAACTGATGAAAGATGCCCTGGATTTCTTTATTGATCCTGAGGGTAATTTACACCTGGAGTTTGGTATTGATACTAAACTGGATAATCCTGCTTTAAGCCAGGAAAAATTAAAAAGTATAATTTTAAAAGCGGCAATGAAGAATTTAGCCAATCAGCCGCCCCAGCAGTTAGCGGATAAGGTGGTTAGCGTTATAGATAAGTATAAAAATATAGGCAAGGAGTTAAAAAGTATTTTTGGAGAGTAAAAAAAGGGGGATAGTTTTATTGTGAGATGTCATTTTCCGTCATCCTGAGCGAAGCGAAGGATCTTATTAGTTTCGAGATTCTTCGGTTTTCGGCCTAAGAATGACAAGAATTTAGGCATTTAGCAATAGTCCTAGATAAATGCAAGAGGCTAAAACAAAATCAGTGAGGAATATCGAAGAAAAGATGGAGAGTTTGGATGTCAATTCTTTGCGTTACCATATTTTAGAGAGCGCCAAGAATTTCAAATGCTCTTGGATTGAATTGGGGCGCTCTTTATATTCGGTTTACAAAGATAAGATGTATAAAGAGTGGGGGTATATTAATTTTGATATTTATGTTGCTGGCGAGATTGGCATACGCAAACAGACAGCGATGAAGTTGCTTAAGTCGTATTATTTCCTGGAAAAAGAAGAGCCGCAGTATTTAAAAACTGATTATGCCGATTCGGCTAAGCCTGTAAATATTCCCAGCTATGAATCAGTTGACCTGTTACGTCAGGCAAAAAATAAAAAGGGTTTGGATGAAGAAGATTACAGCAGTTTGAAGAAGGAAATATTCGAAAAGGGTAAGGATGCCAGTGAACTTAAGAAGAATATAGGAGTAATTATTCGCCAGAGACAGGAATTGGATCCGCAGGCGGCACAGGCAAAAAGAAGGAGTTCTACTTTAAAAAGGCTGCTTGGCCAATTACGTATGCTTAAGCAAGAGGTCCATGTATTGAAGTTACTCCCAGCCGGGCTAGTTAAAGATCTGGATGATTTAATTAGAAATATTGATTTAGAGATAATGGCCCTTCCTTAAAAGGTATTAGGAAGGCCTGCCCTTTTGGGCAAGGAGTAATTTTAATGTCTTCCGATCCGGAAATAGCGATGACTTTGGAAAGAAGAATGGCTCTTTTAGGGGTGCGTGAGGATGATATCGTGGAGCGGTTTATTCGTTCAAGTGGGCCAGGTGGCCAAAATGTCAATAAGACTTCTACCTGTGTGTATTTAAAACATCTTCCTACAGGTATAGAAGTAAAATGCCAGCGCCAGCGTTCGCAGCTTTTGAATCGTTCATTAGCCAGGCATATCCTTTTGAGTAAAATTGCTCAGAGAAACCAGCAGGATAGTTTAGCCAGGCAATCGCTTAAGGCTAAAATTATGCGCACTAACCGTAAAAAGCCAAAGGGGTTGAAAATAAAAATCCTGGAGAATAAGCGTAAGCATGCACAAAAGAAAACCTTACGTAAAAAGGTCAGAGACCTTGAAGTTGAATAATATTTTGTGGCACTTTAGTGGAGAAAAATAGTGATGGTAATTCTGTTATTATTGATTTGTAGTTTATGTTTTCCAAATATTCTTGTGGCTGAAACCGTTACCCTTAAATCTGGCAAGACCATAGAAGGTAAAATAACGGAAAAGACAGATAAATATATAAAAATAGATTTTGATGGTATGCCGCTTACCTTCTTTCTAGATGAAATCAAAAGCATTGACGAAAGAAAAGAAGCTGTGTCTACAAGTGGGGAAATGCCCTCTGAGCTATATAATTCTTATTTTAAACTAGGCACTGACTTTCTTAAGCAAGGTAAATATGAAGAGTCAATAAAACAATTGGAGGAGGCTCTTAAGTGCGATTCTGGCCAACCGGGAGCGTATCATAATCTGGCTGTGAGTTATGCCTGTAAAGGAGATTACCAGAAATCAATTTTCAATTTTCAAAAGGCATTAGAAAAAGAAAATGCCGGATATGCCGATATTATTTATTATAATTTATCTACTATCTATTGTTATGCCGGTTTACTGGAAGAGGCAAATAAAACCGCAAGTAAGCTTAAGAACCAAAAATTAATTACTGGCCTTTCTGTTTTGATTGCTACTAGGAAAATAACCGGGGCAATATCTGAAACGGCTTTAGCGGCAAGCTCATTTCCGCCTGATACTATAATCCTTGCGCCGCCGCCCGATGAAAAAACAAAACAAATATTAAAGGAACAAGAGGCAACAGTCGGTGAAAAAATTTATTTCTCAAAGAATTTCCCGCTGCTTTTCTTTTACCATAGCCCTTTATCTTATTTGAACTTGGCCATATCCTCTTTTTACGATAAAAAAGATTACGCAGAATCGTATAGTTTACTGGAAAAGGCTTATAACGCCCTTGACGACAAAACGGAATATTTAAACAAGACAGCCCTGTTAGGGGTATATCTATATCGTGGGCAACTTGGCGAAACAGAGAAAAAGTATAGTGAGGCTAGGGATAATTTTAAGAAAGCTATTGAAATTATGCCTGGTTCATGGATGCTTTATTTGCACCTGGGGATTGTTGATTATCAACTTGGTCAGAATGAAGAAGCAAGATATGCGTTCAATAAGGTTTTAATTAGTCTTCCGGCTGAAGCGCAGGAAGCGCATGTTGCTAAAAAGTATTTAGAAGCCATAGATCGGGCTACCTCATCGCGCATCTAGTGAATGAAAAAATTATTGATTTAAAAAAATCATGAAATTGAAGTTGCATAAAAATTTTTTTATGGTAATATACATAGACTTGGTTTTGTATGTTAGATTCATTGACTTGTTAAGTTAACTAACGTATTTTTTTTAAAAAAATGGAGGTAGAGATTTGGTTTTGGTAAAGGAACAGAAGGCAAAATTGATTGATAATTTTAAAGTGCACTCCAGAGATACTGGATCTGCAGAGGTCCAGATAGCGATTTTAACTGAGAGAATCAATGATTTAGGAGAGCATTTTAAATCACATAAGAAAGATCTGCATTCTCGCCGCGGTCTGCTTTTATTGGTGAGCAGGCGCCGCAGACTTCTCAAGTATCTCAAGGATAAGGATATGAAAAAGTATGAAGAGATCCTGGGGAAACTTAAGCTTAGAAAGTAATCCTCGTAAGATTTAAATCCAAAAAAAGAAAGAGCTATAATCATGCAAAATAAAAGTTTAAAAATTAAATTTGGCAATAATGATCTCATCTTGGAAACGGGCAAGTTTGCTAAGCAAGCAAATGGCGCAGTTACCATTACTTATGGGGGTACCGTTATATTGGTTACTGCTTGTATGTCCGCAGAAATAAGGGAAGGCCAGGATTTTTTCCCTCTGACTGTTGAGTATCAGGAAAAGACATACGCCGCCGGAAGGATTCCCGGAGGATTTTTTAAGCGTGAGGGCAGGCCCTCAGAAAATGAAATTTTAGGTTCTCGTTTAATCGACCGGCCAATACGCCCTTTGTTCCCAGAAGGATTTTTAAACGAAGTTCAGGTTATGGCAATGGTTCTTTCAAGTGACGGGGAGAATGATCCGAATGTTTTAGCGTTAATCGGAGCAAGCGCAGCTTTGTCTATTTCAGATATTCCTTTTAAAGGTCCTTTAGCTAGCTGCCGTGTTGCCAGGATAAACAATGAATTGGTTTTAAATCCTACTTATGCTGAAATTGAAAGTGCAGATTTAGAAGTAGTAGTGGCTGCTAATAATAATGGCGTAGTGATGCTTGAATCAAAGGCTAAAGAAGTTTCCGAAGAAGTATATTTGGAAGCGGTGAAGTTCGGGATGGAAAGTTTAAAATCCATATTAAATATGCAGGAGGAATTTTTGCGTCTTTATGGCCAGCCAAAAGCCAAAGTTGAACTTAAATTAATCGATCCTGTTTTAATGCAAAAAATTGAATCGCTTTCTAAGGATAAATTAGCTGATGTATATAAACTAAGCAATAAGGAAGGGCGTGAAGAAAAAGTAGCTTTGTTGGTTAAAGAGTTGGAGCTGCAATTAACGGGTGAAGGATTCTTGGCTTTGGATATCCGTACCGGCTTGCATGAAGTAGAGAAGAAACAGGTGCGTAAGATGATTTCTGTTGAAAATATCCGTATTGACGGGCGTTCTTTTAAGGAGATCCGTCCAATTAGTTGTGAAGTGTCTGTGCTTCCGCGTACCCATGGCTCCAGCCTTTTTACTCGCGGACAAACTCAAAGTTTGGCTGTAACTACTTTAGGTACAGGTGAGGATGAACAGTTGATCGAAGCTTTAGATGGAGAGAGAAAGAAATCTTTTATGCTGCATTATAATTTTCCTTCTTTTAGCGTCGGAGAAACTAGGCCCGTGCGTTCACCAGGAAGGCGTGAAATCGGCCATGGTGCCTTAGCGGAGAAAGCATTGCTTGCAGTAATGCCTTCAAAAGAAAGGTTTCCTTATACGGTAAGGGTTGTTTCTGAGATTTTAGAATCTAATGGTTCCAGTTCTATGGCTTCTGTTTGTGCTGCTACTTTATCATTAATGGATGCCGGTGTTCCGATTAAGGAGGCCGTAGGCGGGGTTGCTTTAGGATTGGTTAAAGAGGGGAATAAAGTGGTAATCTTAACGGATATCGCAGGACTGGAAGATCACTTTGGCGATATGGATTTTAAGGTTGCTGGTACAGGTTCCGGAGTTACCGCTGTACAGTTGGATCTTAAAATTGACGGGATTTCCTTGGATTTACTTGAAGAATGTTTGGCTCAGTCCAGAGAGGGAAGATTATTTATCCTGGATAAGATGAGTCAGGCATTAAAGAGCCCCAGAGAAGAACTTTCTAGTTTTGCTCCGCGAATCGATGTTTTAAAGATTAATACTGAAAAAATCGGAGAACTTATTGGCCCGGGTGGCAAGACCATCAAGGCAATAATTGCTGCAACAGGGGCGAGCATCGATATTAAGGATGATGGTACGGTTTTGGTTGGTTCAGTTGATGCTGAAAAATCCGATGCTGCCATTAAAATGATTAAAGCAATTACCAGCGATGTAGAAGTTGGTAAGATTTATTTTGGTAAGGTAAAGCGTATTATGCAGTTTGGTGTTTTTGTTGAGATAGCCCCGCGTAAAGAGGGATTGGTCCATGTTTCTGAGTTATCCAATACATTTGTAAAGAAAATTGATGATGTTGTTAAAGTCGGCGATGAATTTAAAGTTAAAGTCATCGGCATAGATGAATTGGGCAGGATCAATTTAAGCAAAAAGCAGGCTGAAACCGACCAGCAAAATAGTTAATTTCTAAGAAGTGAGAGAAAGAAGAATAAATGAGGTCAAAGGCGTTATTCTAGTAGCAATAGGGCTGATGGTCTTAGCCAGCCTTATCCGCTTCGATCGTCTGGACCTCGCTTTCTACACTTCGCATCCAAATTTTCCTCCTAAAAATCTCCTGGGAATTTTCGGCGCCTATCTGGGTGCTTTTATCGTATTACTTTTTGGCAATATCTCCAGTTTTATTATTCCTTTTTTAGTAATTACACTCGGTATAAAATATTTCCGTCAGGATAAGCCTTATATTAGTGTTGCTCGTATTATAGGGGTATTTGTGTTGCTTGTTTCCATAAGCTCGTTGATTGGTATGTTTAATTTAAATAATGATTTGTTGAGGTTTCAGACCGCCGGATTCTTCGGCGCACTTACTTCAACTGCCGCAACTAGGTATTTTGCTTCGTTGGGAGCCGTCATTATCTTCATTAGCTTTATTATTATCTATTGGGCTTTAATTAATGAAGAACTAATTTCTTCTCTTTTTTCTAAACTAGTCATAAAGTCAAAAGCTTTATTTTCCGGTCTGTCATTTCCTATTAATAAGGAAAAAGCTACTTCGGTTAAAGTTAAACCAAGTCTTATTAATAAAAGTAATTTGTTTTCTAAAAAGCAAGATTTTGAATCTTCTATTGTGTCTAAACCTAAAATATTTATGCCTGAAGCAACTGCGCCTAAATTAAAAATTCAAATTAAAGATAAAGCCCATGTTGAGCAAGCCAAGATTAAGCCAACTGAATTAAAGATCGGTGATTATCATTTGCCTTCCCTAGATCTATTAGATGAGCCGCCTACGCCTGATACTAGGCAGATGAAAGAGGATCTTGAGGCATGCGCCCGGACGCTGGAAGATACGTTGGAAGATTTTGGGATTTTAGCCAAAGTTACCGATATCATCCGTGGGCCGGTGATTACACGTTATGAACTTGAACCAGCCCCGGGAGTTAAAATTAACCGTATTGAGGCATTAAGCGATGATATCGCTCTGGCTATTAAGGCTCAATCAATAAGGATTATTGCTCCAATCCCGGGTAAAGGCAGAGTAGGAGTTGAGGTTCCAAATTTGCACAGTGCTTTAGTTTGCATTAAAGATTTACTTACCTCTACGGAATTTCATAAACAGAGATCAGCCTTAACATTAGCTTTAGGTAAAGATATCACCGGCAGGCCGATATTCGGCGATTTAGATGATATGCCGCATCTTTTGATTGCTGGAACCACTGGTTCAGGTAAAACCGTTTGTGTAAATACTTGTATTTTATCTTTACTCTTTAAAGAGTCTCCTAACGATCTGAAATTTTTAATGATTGATCCGAAGATGGTTGAACTTATGCCTTTTAATGGTTTGCCGCATCTTCTGTGTCCGGTGGTTACAGATGCCAAGAAGGCTGCGGTTGCGCTTAATTGGGTGGTTTCTGAGATGGAATCGCGTTATGTACTTTTGTCTGGCGCCGGAGCAAGGAATATTGAAGCTTATAATGAAAAACAGGAAAAAATTCCTTATATTATAGTAGTTGTGGATGAGTTTGCAGATTTAATGAGTGTGGCACGCGATCAGATTGAGAATGCGATTACTCGTCTGGCGCAATTGTCGCGCGCTGTAGGTATACATTTGATTCTGGCTACCCAGCGGCCAAGTGTTGATGTAATTACTGGCGTAATTAAAGCGAATTTACCGGCGCGTGTATCTTTTAAGGTGGCTTCTAAGGTTGATTCGCGCACAGTTTTGGATATGAATGGAGCAGAGACTTTATTAGGTAAAGGCGATATGCTTTTTTTACAGCCTGGTAAGGAAGATTTAATCCGTATACAGGGTGCTCTGGTTAAAGATGCAGAGATTGAGCGAGTGGTTGAGTTTATAAAGGCTCAAGGTGAGCCAATTTATGATGATCAGATTCTTAAAGAGCAGCAGAAAAATAGTTCTTCTAGCGCTGATAAAGATGATCTTTATGATGAGGCGGTACGTGTAATAATGGAGAGTAATCAGGCATCGGTCTCTATACTGCAGAGGCGTATGCGTTTAGGGTATACGCGCGCAGCCCGCATTATCGATACTATGGAAATGGAAGGATTAGTTGGGCAGTTTGAAGGGAGTAAACCGCGTAAGATCTTGGTTGATCGGAATGCCTGGCTTAAAGATTTGACAAGTGGCAACACTCCGCGCTAATAGCACTCGGTCCTTAATGGAATTGGGCCGGCCCCTGGTGGGGAGAATTGCGTGAGTGTGCCTTGTTGTGGCAAGGAGGTAGAAAAATAGTGAATATTGAGACAGCTGGAGCCAGACTAAAAAAAATCCGCCAGGAAAGGGGTTTGAGTCTTGAGGATATCCAGAAGAAGACCAAGATTCATCTGAATGTCTTACGTGCAATTGAGGGGGATAGTATCTCGGATTTAAGCCCGGTTTATCTTAAAGGGTTTATTAAGATTTATTGTGTTTCTCTTGGGCTTGATCCAAAAGAATATGTCAGTTCAACAAACAGTCAGCCACAGAAACCGGTATTAAATGCTACCATTGG includes the following:
- a CDS encoding lysophospholipid acyltransferase family protein; this translates as MKVIISIWIWICSILLTILLFFVVLVLTILLFPFDKKKKVTHAQCFWWSDAVISLNPFWNVKVKGLENIDHNKTYVIIANHQSLADIVVLYQLKSQFKWVAKASLFKLPFVGWCLSLIKHIKLTRGDFASIKKIYHQASQWLRKDMSVLFFPEGTRSSNDQMGEFQNGAFKLAIKEKKPILPICIKGTQEAIPKGSWIFSTKVTATVTVLPEIAIGGFGPADFSSLRDIVRAKIQETLLLQN
- a CDS encoding DUF748 domain-containing protein, which encodes MKKKFKIIIWVFAVLLVIFLIASILVGIYAPRIVEEQIQQNLKLKVSLGKVSLSPPFTITLERLEIGNFASIKKVSLSPNLVALLFGKIVIHGLNVVEPVINLEQSADGKLNLPVLEQKEKPPAIYLTSLRVQSGKIIFTDRKVTPEGFQIIVDNLNIKVAKVSLPITSLATNFNISAQLLNSQGKAFGDIVFDGWLDYLTKDMNAKLEIKDMDIANLSPYYGNFISNKKISSAMLNLSSVFNSKNNTLRINTDFNLSKLIYEQNQQLQPEFELMKDALDFFIDPEGNLHLEFGIDTKLDNPALSQEKLKSIILKAAMKNLANQPPQQLADKVVSVIDKYKNIGKELKSIFGE
- a CDS encoding peptide chain release factor-like protein yields the protein MSSDPEIAMTLERRMALLGVREDDIVERFIRSSGPGGQNVNKTSTCVYLKHLPTGIEVKCQRQRSQLLNRSLARHILLSKIAQRNQQDSLARQSLKAKIMRTNRKKPKGLKIKILENKRKHAQKKTLRKKVRDLEVE
- a CDS encoding tetratricopeptide repeat protein codes for the protein MVILLLLICSLCFPNILVAETVTLKSGKTIEGKITEKTDKYIKIDFDGMPLTFFLDEIKSIDERKEAVSTSGEMPSELYNSYFKLGTDFLKQGKYEESIKQLEEALKCDSGQPGAYHNLAVSYACKGDYQKSIFNFQKALEKENAGYADIIYYNLSTIYCYAGLLEEANKTASKLKNQKLITGLSVLIATRKITGAISETALAASSFPPDTIILAPPPDEKTKQILKEQEATVGEKIYFSKNFPLLFFYHSPLSYLNLAISSFYDKKDYAESYSLLEKAYNALDDKTEYLNKTALLGVYLYRGQLGETEKKYSEARDNFKKAIEIMPGSWMLYLHLGIVDYQLGQNEEARYAFNKVLISLPAEAQEAHVAKKYLEAIDRATSSRI
- the rpsO gene encoding 30S ribosomal protein S15 — encoded protein: MVLVKEQKAKLIDNFKVHSRDTGSAEVQIAILTERINDLGEHFKSHKKDLHSRRGLLLLVSRRRRLLKYLKDKDMKKYEEILGKLKLRK
- the pnp gene encoding polyribonucleotide nucleotidyltransferase produces the protein MQNKSLKIKFGNNDLILETGKFAKQANGAVTITYGGTVILVTACMSAEIREGQDFFPLTVEYQEKTYAAGRIPGGFFKREGRPSENEILGSRLIDRPIRPLFPEGFLNEVQVMAMVLSSDGENDPNVLALIGASAALSISDIPFKGPLASCRVARINNELVLNPTYAEIESADLEVVVAANNNGVVMLESKAKEVSEEVYLEAVKFGMESLKSILNMQEEFLRLYGQPKAKVELKLIDPVLMQKIESLSKDKLADVYKLSNKEGREEKVALLVKELELQLTGEGFLALDIRTGLHEVEKKQVRKMISVENIRIDGRSFKEIRPISCEVSVLPRTHGSSLFTRGQTQSLAVTTLGTGEDEQLIEALDGERKKSFMLHYNFPSFSVGETRPVRSPGRREIGHGALAEKALLAVMPSKERFPYTVRVVSEILESNGSSSMASVCAATLSLMDAGVPIKEAVGGVALGLVKEGNKVVILTDIAGLEDHFGDMDFKVAGTGSGVTAVQLDLKIDGISLDLLEECLAQSREGRLFILDKMSQALKSPREELSSFAPRIDVLKINTEKIGELIGPGGKTIKAIIAATGASIDIKDDGTVLVGSVDAEKSDAAIKMIKAITSDVEVGKIYFGKVKRIMQFGVFVEIAPRKEGLVHVSELSNTFVKKIDDVVKVGDEFKVKVIGIDELGRINLSKKQAETDQQNS
- a CDS encoding DNA translocase FtsK — protein: MRERRINEVKGVILVAIGLMVLASLIRFDRLDLAFYTSHPNFPPKNLLGIFGAYLGAFIVLLFGNISSFIIPFLVITLGIKYFRQDKPYISVARIIGVFVLLVSISSLIGMFNLNNDLLRFQTAGFFGALTSTAATRYFASLGAVIIFISFIIIYWALINEELISSLFSKLVIKSKALFSGLSFPINKEKATSVKVKPSLINKSNLFSKKQDFESSIVSKPKIFMPEATAPKLKIQIKDKAHVEQAKIKPTELKIGDYHLPSLDLLDEPPTPDTRQMKEDLEACARTLEDTLEDFGILAKVTDIIRGPVITRYELEPAPGVKINRIEALSDDIALAIKAQSIRIIAPIPGKGRVGVEVPNLHSALVCIKDLLTSTEFHKQRSALTLALGKDITGRPIFGDLDDMPHLLIAGTTGSGKTVCVNTCILSLLFKESPNDLKFLMIDPKMVELMPFNGLPHLLCPVVTDAKKAAVALNWVVSEMESRYVLLSGAGARNIEAYNEKQEKIPYIIVVVDEFADLMSVARDQIENAITRLAQLSRAVGIHLILATQRPSVDVITGVIKANLPARVSFKVASKVDSRTVLDMNGAETLLGKGDMLFLQPGKEDLIRIQGALVKDAEIERVVEFIKAQGEPIYDDQILKEQQKNSSSSADKDDLYDEAVRVIMESNQASVSILQRRMRLGYTRAARIIDTMEMEGLVGQFEGSKPRKILVDRNAWLKDLTSGNTPR